CACCCAGCTCGGCCCGTACGAGGGCCGCACGGTCAACGGGATCGAGGCGTTCCTGTCCGCCACGGACGGCGCCGGCCTCACCGACGAGAACGGCCGTTACACCGCCACCGTCCAGCAGTTGACGGACGGGATCGCGGAGCTGCGCGCCCGCACCCAGGGCGCGTACACGCTCGGGGACGCGGTCCGCTCGGACGAGGGCGAGTCGCTCACCGACTTCGCGGACGGGCGTACGGCGTTCCTGCGTCACTGGCCCTACGCCTATCGCACCCTGCACCAGTCCCTGACCGACGCGCAGCTCGGCGTCGCTCCGCTGCCCGGCCGGGCGGTGCTCGGCGGCCAGAACCTGGCGCTGGCCGGATCGTCCCAACAAGCCGACAAGGCAAGGGAGTTGATACGGTTCCTCACCAGCGGGGAGAGTGAACGCTGTCTGCTCGACGCGGGGTTCGCGGCCACTCGGGAGTCCGCGTACACGGCCGACGACGTGACCTGCGGCGTGGCGAGGACCCCCGGAGCGGCGTCGCCCTCGGCCTCGCCCTCCGGCGAGAGCGCCGACCGCATGCCGCGCGACGACCACGGGCGCCCCGCGTACGCCCGGACGATCCTGCTCCCCGCGCTCCGGCGCGCCGTCCAGCGCCCCCGCACCCCCTTGTACGGCGCGTTCACCCAGACGTTCGCCACCGAGCTGGGCAGGCTGTTCAGTGACGACCCGCCGGGCGACGCGGAGTTGGCCGCCGAACTGGACAAGGAACTCAGGAAGGCTCTTCCGGGCTGACGAGATACGCGAGCGCCCCCGACACCAGCGTCCGCACGCCCGGCGCGAGCGTCGCCGGGTCGGGCGCGAACTGCGGGCTGTGATTGCTGGGCACGGCCGCGAACTTCTCCATGAGGTCGTCGCCCGGGGCCGCGTCCCACACCTCGGCCGGGGTGCTGGTCACGAACCAGTAGGAGTACGGGGTCTTCCCCTCCGCGAGCCGGGGGAAGTCCTCGCTGCCCATCGCCGGGCCCGGGTCGAGGATCGTCCCGACGCCGAAGACCTCGCCGTGCACGGCCGCGACCCGGCGGTCGGTCTCCGGGTCGTTGACGGTGACCGGGAAGTTGTTGCCGACGACGACGTCGGGCTCGCGCGGGCAGCCGGCGGCCAGGCACTCGCCCGCCGCGATCCGCCGGATCGCCGCGATCATCCGCTCACGGACCTCGTCCGACTGCGTACGGATGTTGAGGGCGATCCGGGCCTCGGCGGGGATGATGTTGTGCCGGGTGCCCGCCTCGATCCGTCCCACGCTCAGCACGGCCGACTCGCGCGCCGCGAGCTCCCGGCTGACGACGGTCTGCAGCCGGGTCACGAGGTACGCGGCGGTGACGACCGGATCGACGGTCGACTCCGGACGCGAGCCGTGCCCGCCCCGCCCGTGCACGACGATGTCCACGTCGGTGGAGGCAGACATGATCAGGCCGGGCGAGTGGGCGTAGAGCCCGGCGGGACCGGGGGCCGCGTGCTGGG
This portion of the Streptomyces mirabilis genome encodes:
- a CDS encoding extracellular solute-binding protein; amino-acid sequence: MRRLLWTSGRVQGRVQGRVYGRVYGRVYGYGLALALLLTACTGGGQAGPGATAAPGASGDIVVASGRDVTGKGGVRQQLIDAWNAQQDREHSDVHARLVELPGSADQQRSQLLGALQSGSAQYDVVNLDVTWVPEFAAAHLIRPLPEALVGADVIKSVASTARWGGKLYAVPFNSDVGLLYYRRDHLKQAHVQDTDLSKGITWRQLRDLIDAVEAPGRSRPKGYEKGWTTQLGPYEGRTVNGIEAFLSATDGAGLTDENGRYTATVQQLTDGIAELRARTQGAYTLGDAVRSDEGESLTDFADGRTAFLRHWPYAYRTLHQSLTDAQLGVAPLPGRAVLGGQNLALAGSSQQADKARELIRFLTSGESERCLLDAGFAATRESAYTADDVTCGVARTPGAASPSASPSGESADRMPRDDHGRPAYARTILLPALRRAVQRPRTPLYGAFTQTFATELGRLFSDDPPGDAELAAELDKELRKALPG
- a CDS encoding amidohydrolase; the encoded protein is MISPAARIALDLTADLPVPDLEDFYRDLHRHPELSMREHRTAAALADRLRTSGFDTVTGVGGTGVVGVLHNGPGPTVLLRADMDALPVREETGLPYASRTPGVMHACGHDLHVTWLAGAARALAAGRDAWSGTLLVLGQPAEETGEGASAMVADGLYERFPRPDVLLAQHAAPGPAGLYAHSPGLIMSASTDVDIVVHGRGGHGSRPESTVDPVVTAAYLVTRLQTVVSRELAARESAVLSVGRIEAGTRHNIIPAEARIALNIRTQSDEVRERMIAAIRRIAAGECLAAGCPREPDVVVGNNFPVTVNDPETDRRVAAVHGEVFGVGTILDPGPAMGSEDFPRLAEGKTPYSYWFVTSTPAEVWDAAPGDDLMEKFAAVPSNHSPQFAPDPATLAPGVRTLVSGALAYLVSPEEPS